The nucleotide sequence GAAATAGTGGTTGCCTTTATTTTATCTGCTACAGCAATAATTCCTACCACAGTGTCTTGTTGACTAATATAAACCACTGTTTTTGCTTCTAATTTTAGGGCATTTGCTTTTTGATCTAATGCATGAGGAGTATTGATTTTATGTTGGAGCATTAAATTTTCATTGCCTATTCTATACATTGTATTTTCAAAAGTTGCCTCTGCCCCTAAGCCTGTTATGCTTTGAAATGCTTCAATCGTTACACCTGGAGTTTTTGACGCTTTAAGATGCTGAACAATGGCTTCTGCTATTGGATGTTCTGATTCTGACTCTATGGCTAACACTACTTTTTCTAGTGTATCTGAAATTATATTTTCATCCCAAATAATATTTGTTACTTGAGGCTTTCCTTCGGTTATTGTTCCTGTTTTGTCAAGAATTAAAGTGTCAATTTTATAAGCTGTTTCAAGAGATTGAGCATCTTTTATTAAGATTCCTTGTTCTGCTCCTTTTCCAATTCCCACCATTAGTGCAGTAGGAGTAGCCAATCCCAAAGCACAGGGGCAAGCAATTATTAATACGGTAATAGGTGTAAGCAATGCATAGGTTAAGGATGCTTCTGGAGCAAGAAAATACCATAGTGCAAATGTTAGTATAGCTAATCCAATCACAATAGGAACAAATATTCCGGCAACTTTATCTGCCATTTTTTGGATGGCTGGTTTGCTGGATTGTGCTTGCTCCACTAATTTAATGATTTGAGAAAGCAAGGTTTCGTTACCTACTTTAGTTGCAATTATTCGTAATGCTCCTTTTTGATTTATGGTACCTGCAAACACCTTACTTCCTTTTGTTTTTTCAAGAGGAATAGGTTCTCCGGAAATCATGCTTTCATCAATAAAAGAGGTTCCTTTCTTCACTTTGCCGTCAACAGGTACTTTGTCACCAGGTTTTAGAATAATGAGTTCCCCTTTAAGAATTTCATCATAGTTTATTATGCTCTCTTCTCCATTTCTAATCACCATTACTTTTTTGGGTGTTAAACCCATCAGTTTTTTAATGGCTGAAGATGTTTTACTTTTTGCTTTTTCCTCTAAAAAACGCCCTAATAGGATTAGGGTAATAATGATGACCGCTGATTCGTAATAAACATGAGGCATAAGCCCTTTGCTTAAAAAGTATTGGGGATTTACAGTATTGAATACACTAAATAGAAAAGCAATTCCTGTACTCAATGCTACGAGCGTATCCATATTGGCAGAAAAATGTTTTAGTTTTTTCCAGGCAATGGTATAAAATTCAGCCCCACTCCAGAATAGTACGGGGAGTGAGAGGGCCATCATAATCCAATTTTCATAGGGTATTTTCCCCATAAAGAACATAGCCATTACAAATATGGGGATAGAGAAAATGGCGGAAAAAACTAATTTGGATTTAAGTGAGGCTAATCTTTTTTCTTCTAATTCTTCAAATGCTTTTTGAGTGTCTTGGCTTGTTCCTAATATAAGTGTATAGCCTATTTCTTTAATTTTTTGTTGAATCGTTTCAAGAGCTATTTTGTTATCGTACTCTATAGTAACAGATTGATTTGGATAATTCACAGCTACTTCAAGAATGCCATCTTGTGGTTTTAGATATGATTCTATACTGACTGCGCATGCTGCACATGTCATTCCTGCTATTTTATATTGTTCTTTCATA is from Pontimicrobium sp. SW4 and encodes:
- a CDS encoding heavy metal translocating P-type ATPase, translated to MKEQYKIAGMTCAACAVSIESYLKPQDGILEVAVNYPNQSVTIEYDNKIALETIQQKIKEIGYTLILGTSQDTQKAFEELEEKRLASLKSKLVFSAIFSIPIFVMAMFFMGKIPYENWIMMALSLPVLFWSGAEFYTIAWKKLKHFSANMDTLVALSTGIAFLFSVFNTVNPQYFLSKGLMPHVYYESAVIIITLILLGRFLEEKAKSKTSSAIKKLMGLTPKKVMVIRNGEESIINYDEILKGELIILKPGDKVPVDGKVKKGTSFIDESMISGEPIPLEKTKGSKVFAGTINQKGALRIIATKVGNETLLSQIIKLVEQAQSSKPAIQKMADKVAGIFVPIVIGLAILTFALWYFLAPEASLTYALLTPITVLIIACPCALGLATPTALMVGIGKGAEQGILIKDAQSLETAYKIDTLILDKTGTITEGKPQVTNIIWDENIISDTLEKVVLAIESESEHPIAEAIVQHLKASKTPGVTIEAFQSITGLGAEATFENTMYRIGNENLMLQHKINTPHALDQKANALKLEAKTVVYISQQDTVVGIIAVADKIKATTISAIKKLQKIGVNIHMLTGDNEQTAKAIAQQVGIKQFQANVMPAEKGKFVEQLQKQGKVVAMAGDGINDAHALAQADVGIAMGSGTDIAMESAGITLMQSDLKQIVKAVQLSKATMQTIKQNLFWAFIYNLIAIPIAAGILYPFNGFLLNPMIAGAAMSMSSISVLANSLRLKNSVIN